The following proteins are co-located in the Paludibaculum fermentans genome:
- a CDS encoding M16 family metallopeptidase has translation MLSATASAQALPQGVQKVTSVEGITEYRLNNGLRVLLFPDPTKSNITVNITYLVGSRHEDYGETGMAHLLEHLMFKGSTNHPNVPKELQDHGARPNGTTWFDRTNYFETFNATDENLLWALSLEADRMVNSFIAKKDLDSEMTVVRNEFESGENDPDSILEERVMSTAYLWHNYGKSTIGARSDLEQVPIERLQAFWKHFYQPDNAVLVVAGKFDEAKTLTLVEKLYGPIPKPARQLRRTYTAEPTQDGERSVTLRRVGDVQAVAAVWHIPPGSHEEFAPMEMAGRILGDAPSGRLYKALVETKKAASISTSEYQLKDPGVFIAHASVRTESSLADARKTLLDTVDEVKTKPFTKEELERVRANWLKNFDLALNNSAAIALQLSEWQGMGDWRLLFLHRDRIKKVTLEQVQKAAEKYLIASNRTVGEFIPDKAPLRAEIPTAPDVTALVKDYKGEAVVSQGESFDASPENIDKRTIRGDLKGGIKLSFINKKTRGNQVVATLSLHFGDENNLKGKDFAAGFAGQMLMRGTAKHTRQQIKDEFDRLKASVSVGGSETGASVRITTTKENLQPVLTLVAELLKESTFPQTEFDQLKQQMLAQLEQSKSDPQAIAFLAVQRHLNPYPKDDVRYIRTVDEEVESVKALTLDEVKAFHKQFYGASHGEFVVIGDFDPETTQKQVSDLFNDWKSQQKFARVKKEYKAIEAESVVFETPDKANAMFIAGLPVKINDTNPDYPAMLLGNYILGSGMNSRLFARIRGKEGLSYGVGAQFVVSPEDDSGIFMAFAICAPQNAAKVEASFKDEVGLILAKGYSADEVEAAKKSLLQARQVSRANDGELVSRLAGQRFYNRTMAFDSEIEAKIQKLTLADIQAAMKKYIDVSRMSIYKAGDFKKAAATN, from the coding sequence CGGAGTACCGCCTGAACAACGGGCTGAGAGTGCTTCTTTTTCCGGATCCGACGAAATCGAATATCACCGTGAATATCACCTATCTGGTGGGGTCGCGGCACGAGGATTACGGGGAGACGGGCATGGCGCACCTGCTCGAGCACCTGATGTTCAAGGGCTCGACGAACCACCCGAATGTTCCGAAGGAGCTGCAGGATCACGGCGCGCGTCCCAATGGGACCACGTGGTTCGATCGCACGAACTACTTCGAGACGTTCAACGCCACGGATGAGAATCTGCTGTGGGCGCTGTCCCTGGAAGCGGACCGCATGGTGAACTCCTTCATCGCCAAGAAGGACCTGGACAGCGAAATGACGGTGGTGCGGAACGAGTTTGAATCGGGCGAGAACGATCCGGACTCGATTCTGGAAGAGCGCGTGATGTCGACGGCGTACCTGTGGCACAACTACGGGAAGTCGACGATTGGCGCGCGTTCAGACCTGGAACAGGTGCCGATCGAGCGACTGCAGGCGTTCTGGAAGCACTTCTACCAGCCGGACAACGCGGTGCTGGTGGTGGCGGGCAAGTTTGACGAAGCGAAGACGCTGACCCTGGTCGAGAAGCTCTACGGGCCGATTCCGAAGCCGGCGCGGCAGTTGCGCCGGACCTATACGGCTGAGCCGACACAGGATGGTGAGCGCTCCGTGACGCTGCGCCGCGTGGGCGATGTGCAGGCCGTGGCTGCCGTGTGGCACATTCCGCCGGGCTCGCATGAAGAGTTTGCGCCGATGGAGATGGCCGGCCGGATCCTGGGTGATGCGCCCTCGGGCCGCCTGTACAAGGCGCTGGTGGAGACCAAGAAGGCCGCGAGCATCAGCACGAGCGAGTATCAGTTGAAGGATCCGGGCGTCTTCATCGCGCACGCTTCCGTGCGGACGGAGAGTTCGCTGGCCGATGCGCGCAAAACGCTGCTGGATACCGTTGACGAGGTGAAGACGAAGCCCTTCACGAAGGAAGAGCTGGAACGGGTGCGCGCCAACTGGCTGAAGAATTTCGACCTGGCGCTGAACAACTCCGCGGCCATTGCGCTGCAGCTTTCCGAATGGCAGGGCATGGGCGACTGGCGGCTTCTGTTCCTGCATCGCGACCGGATCAAGAAGGTCACGCTGGAGCAGGTGCAGAAGGCGGCGGAGAAGTACCTGATCGCGTCGAACCGGACGGTGGGCGAGTTCATTCCCGACAAGGCGCCGTTACGCGCCGAGATCCCGACCGCGCCCGATGTGACGGCGCTGGTGAAGGATTACAAGGGTGAGGCCGTTGTGAGCCAGGGCGAGTCGTTTGACGCGTCTCCGGAGAACATCGACAAGCGGACGATCCGCGGCGACCTGAAGGGCGGCATCAAGCTGTCATTCATCAACAAGAAGACGCGCGGCAACCAGGTGGTGGCGACGCTGAGCCTGCATTTCGGCGATGAAAACAACCTCAAGGGCAAGGACTTCGCCGCCGGATTCGCGGGGCAGATGCTGATGCGCGGTACGGCCAAGCACACGCGGCAGCAGATCAAGGACGAGTTCGACCGGCTGAAGGCGAGCGTGAGTGTGGGCGGCAGCGAAACCGGGGCCAGTGTCCGCATCACGACGACCAAGGAGAACCTGCAGCCCGTGCTGACGCTGGTGGCCGAACTGCTGAAGGAATCGACTTTCCCGCAGACCGAGTTCGACCAGTTGAAGCAGCAGATGCTGGCACAGTTGGAGCAGTCAAAGAGCGACCCGCAGGCGATTGCCTTTCTCGCGGTGCAGCGCCACCTGAATCCGTATCCGAAGGACGACGTGCGCTACATCCGCACGGTGGACGAGGAGGTCGAGAGTGTGAAGGCGCTGACCCTGGATGAGGTAAAGGCGTTCCACAAGCAGTTCTACGGCGCGTCGCACGGTGAGTTTGTCGTCATCGGCGACTTCGATCCCGAGACCACGCAGAAGCAGGTTTCCGACCTTTTCAATGACTGGAAGAGCCAGCAGAAGTTCGCCCGGGTGAAGAAGGAATACAAGGCTATCGAAGCGGAGAGTGTTGTGTTCGAGACGCCGGACAAGGCGAATGCGATGTTCATCGCCGGCCTGCCGGTGAAGATCAACGACACGAATCCGGACTATCCCGCGATGCTGTTGGGGAATTACATTCTGGGTTCGGGCATGAACTCGCGGCTGTTTGCCCGCATCCGCGGCAAGGAAGGTTTGAGCTACGGCGTCGGTGCTCAGTTTGTCGTGTCTCCGGAAGACGACAGCGGGATATTCATGGCGTTCGCGATCTGCGCTCCGCAGAACGCGGCGAAGGTGGAAGCATCGTTCAAGGACGAAGTCGGATTGATCCTGGCGAAGGGCTACTCGGCCGATGAGGTCGAAGCTGCCAAGAAGAGCCTGCTGCAGGCGCGCCAGGTGAGCCGGGCGAATGACGGCGAACTGGTGTCGCGTTTGGCCGGACAGCGTTTCTACAACCGCACGATGGCCTTCGATTCCGAGATCGAAGCGAAGATCCAAAAACTGACGCTGGCCGACATTCAGGCGGCGATGAAGAAGTATATCGATGTGTCCCGGATGAGCATTTACAAGGCCGGTGACTTCAAGAAGGCCGCGGCTACCAACTAA
- a CDS encoding YkgJ family cysteine cluster protein translates to MITDLVQIRRLGEQKRGENERFRRHIKTHSFVERRLRHIAEETEEAIDCTTCANCCKVATVTLTERDVTKLAKFLRIKEGKFLREYTEQSEEEGLILKRDEDTGCVFLSGTECTVYEARPATCGDFPHLVRGAGSLQSRTWQFIDRACYCPIVYNTLEKWKVETEFSPSPK, encoded by the coding sequence ATGATTACTGACCTCGTCCAGATTCGCCGTTTGGGCGAGCAGAAGCGCGGCGAAAACGAGCGTTTTCGCCGCCACATCAAGACGCACAGCTTCGTGGAGCGCCGTCTGCGGCACATTGCCGAAGAGACCGAAGAGGCGATCGACTGCACGACCTGCGCGAACTGCTGCAAGGTCGCGACGGTCACGCTGACGGAGCGCGACGTGACGAAGCTGGCCAAGTTCCTGCGCATCAAGGAAGGCAAGTTCCTGAGGGAGTACACGGAGCAGTCGGAAGAAGAAGGGCTGATCCTGAAGCGCGACGAGGATACGGGTTGCGTGTTCCTCTCGGGTACGGAATGTACGGTGTACGAGGCGCGGCCGGCGACATGTGGTGACTTCCCGCACCTGGTGAGGGGCGCGGGCTCGCTGCAGTCGCGGACCTGGCAGTTCATTGACCGCGCGTGCTATTGCCCGATCGTCTACAACACCCTGGAGAAATGGAAGGTGGAGACGGAGTTTTCTCCGTCCCCGAAATAA
- a CDS encoding PQQ-binding-like beta-propeller repeat protein — MFQKLIVAFGLGVLLTGGVVYIAMKNRAPEPVPVSVAAPAPTPTPAVAEPTPPPAPEPAPPQQEPVKPKPVAKPAKTQSRPVAVAKYDPPVPPPGVQEQPRPAAVPPPVVTNPEPPPMEKPVAAPPAMRPEPKPAPRQPHSVTVPAGTMITVRLREELSTKNSQDGQNFTATLDQPLVVDGFVIAERGSSQRGRVVELDRAGRVKGRAALAVELTELSTADGQKVAVKTDSFRKEAESGVKGDMAKAGVAAGIGAAIGAIAGGGKGAAIGAGVGGAAGAGGVLATRGKDASLPSETRLTFRLKEPLTLTEKLDD; from the coding sequence ATGTTCCAGAAGTTGATAGTGGCCTTTGGATTAGGTGTGCTGCTGACAGGCGGCGTAGTGTACATTGCGATGAAGAATCGCGCTCCGGAGCCGGTGCCCGTGAGTGTCGCCGCGCCAGCCCCCACACCCACCCCGGCGGTAGCGGAGCCAACGCCCCCGCCCGCCCCGGAACCCGCCCCGCCCCAGCAGGAACCGGTGAAGCCGAAACCGGTGGCGAAGCCCGCCAAAACCCAGTCCAGGCCGGTAGCCGTCGCGAAGTACGATCCGCCAGTCCCACCCCCCGGTGTCCAGGAACAGCCCCGGCCCGCCGCCGTGCCGCCTCCGGTCGTCACTAACCCCGAGCCGCCCCCCATGGAAAAGCCAGTGGCCGCTCCTCCGGCGATGAGGCCGGAACCGAAGCCCGCCCCGCGCCAGCCGCATAGTGTCACCGTGCCCGCCGGCACGATGATCACCGTCCGCCTGCGCGAAGAGCTCAGCACGAAGAACAGCCAGGATGGCCAGAACTTCACCGCTACGCTCGACCAGCCGCTGGTCGTCGATGGCTTCGTGATCGCGGAACGCGGCTCTTCTCAGCGCGGCCGTGTCGTGGAATTGGACCGGGCCGGGCGCGTCAAGGGCCGCGCGGCTCTGGCCGTGGAATTGACCGAACTCAGCACGGCCGATGGCCAGAAGGTCGCCGTGAAAACCGACTCTTTCCGCAAGGAAGCCGAAAGCGGAGTGAAAGGTGACATGGCCAAGGCCGGTGTCGCCGCCGGCATCGGAGCGGCCATCGGAGCCATTGCCGGAGGCGGCAAGGGCGCGGCCATCGGGGCGGGCGTCGGCGGCGCGGCCGGTGCCGGCGGAGTGCTTGCCACCCGCGGCAAGGACGCCAGCCTGCCCAGCGAGACGCGCCTCACCTTCCGCTTGAAGGAACCTCTCACGCTGACCGAGAAGCTCGACGACTAG
- the dusB gene encoding tRNA dihydrouridine synthase DusB, producing the protein MANFPAAYKVGPVEIRPATVLAPMAGVTDTVFRRLIRNQGGCGLIMTEFTSSHGVVASGRHPNRKSIKSFHYLYFEPEEHPISAQLFGSDPEIMSEAAKVCQDNGFDAVDINFGCPVKKVVTCNGGSGLLRNLPLVEELLKRVRSSISIPLTMKFRAGWNDKELVHVQMAKLAEDNGVAAIALHPRTREQGYSGRADWTRIAEVKDAVKIPVIGNGDITTPEDAIRMVRETGCDAVMIGRAASSNPWIFRQIAEYLEGKPYFQPTEHDRWQMMHTYYTMLLTKRSLDAVGKMKQFATYFTHGVRNGAKLRTAIYQSREASEILSLVNQFFERELTSPDEKLATVLL; encoded by the coding sequence ATGGCAAACTTCCCCGCAGCCTACAAGGTCGGGCCTGTCGAGATCCGTCCGGCAACCGTGCTGGCGCCGATGGCCGGAGTAACGGATACTGTATTTCGCCGGCTGATCCGGAACCAGGGTGGCTGCGGCCTGATCATGACCGAGTTCACCAGCTCACACGGCGTGGTGGCCAGCGGCCGTCATCCCAACCGTAAATCCATCAAGAGCTTCCACTACCTCTATTTTGAACCCGAAGAGCACCCGATCAGTGCGCAATTGTTCGGGTCCGACCCGGAAATCATGTCTGAAGCGGCTAAGGTCTGTCAAGACAATGGTTTCGATGCCGTCGATATCAACTTTGGGTGCCCGGTGAAGAAGGTGGTGACGTGCAATGGCGGCTCCGGCCTGCTGAGGAACCTGCCGCTAGTGGAAGAGCTGCTGAAGCGGGTGCGGTCGTCCATCAGCATTCCCCTGACGATGAAGTTCCGCGCGGGCTGGAATGACAAGGAACTGGTCCACGTCCAGATGGCGAAGCTGGCCGAGGACAACGGAGTGGCGGCGATTGCTCTGCACCCGCGTACGCGCGAGCAGGGCTACAGCGGACGCGCCGACTGGACGCGCATCGCGGAAGTGAAGGATGCGGTGAAGATTCCGGTGATCGGCAACGGCGACATCACGACGCCGGAGGATGCGATCCGGATGGTGCGGGAGACGGGCTGCGACGCCGTGATGATCGGCCGGGCGGCCTCCTCGAATCCGTGGATCTTCCGCCAGATTGCGGAGTATCTGGAAGGCAAGCCGTACTTTCAGCCGACGGAGCACGACCGCTGGCAGATGATGCATACCTACTACACCATGCTGCTGACGAAGCGCAGCCTGGATGCGGTGGGCAAGATGAAGCAGTTCGCCACTTACTTCACGCACGGGGTGCGGAACGGCGCGAAGCTGCGGACGGCGATCTATCAGTCGCGGGAAGCGTCGGAGATCCTCTCTCTCGTGAATCAGTTTTTTGAGCGTGAACTCACCAGCCCGGACGAGAAGCTGGCGACGGTGTTGTTGTAG
- the rnhA gene encoding ribonuclease HI, whose product MKKVQAITDGSCLGNPGRGGWACILRYGGHTKEMYGSERETTNNRMELTAAIQALAALREACEVEIVTDSQYVKNGIQTWMAGWKRNGWKTAAKKPVMNQDLWVELDEQVQRHKTDWVWTKGHANHADNNRCDELARMAAENQSSS is encoded by the coding sequence ATGAAGAAAGTACAGGCGATTACAGACGGATCGTGCCTGGGCAATCCCGGGCGTGGCGGTTGGGCGTGCATCCTGCGGTACGGCGGGCACACCAAAGAGATGTACGGCAGTGAGCGGGAGACGACGAACAACCGCATGGAACTGACCGCGGCGATCCAGGCCCTGGCCGCGCTGCGCGAAGCCTGCGAGGTGGAGATCGTCACCGACTCACAGTATGTGAAGAACGGCATCCAAACATGGATGGCGGGCTGGAAGCGGAACGGCTGGAAGACCGCCGCCAAGAAGCCGGTGATGAACCAGGATCTTTGGGTGGAGCTCGACGAGCAGGTGCAGCGGCACAAGACCGACTGGGTGTGGACCAAGGGCCACGCCAATCACGCCGACAACAACCGCTGCGACGAACTGGCGCGCATGGCTGCCGAGAATCAGAGTTCGTCCTAG
- the nadD gene encoding nicotinate-nucleotide adenylyltransferase translates to MKVAIFGGTFDPIHNAHLRVAREAADRLSLDRVLLVPSANPPHKPSGTTTAYEDRFRMVELACAADARFEPSRLEEGQGKSYSIDTIERVKARLSPSDQLYFLIGADAFAEIGSWHRSAEVLGAVEFIVVSRPGYAYPIPPGARVRGLETLALVISSSEIRRKLDSGEPVEELPDPVLRYIRDHGLYQ, encoded by the coding sequence TTGAAAGTAGCTATTTTTGGTGGGACCTTCGACCCCATCCACAACGCCCATCTCCGCGTGGCCCGCGAAGCGGCCGATCGGCTCTCGCTGGACCGGGTTTTGCTTGTCCCCTCCGCGAATCCGCCGCACAAGCCGTCTGGCACGACCACCGCATATGAGGATCGCTTCCGCATGGTGGAGCTGGCCTGCGCGGCCGATGCGCGCTTCGAGCCATCGCGGCTGGAAGAGGGGCAGGGCAAGAGCTATTCCATCGACACCATTGAACGTGTGAAGGCGCGGCTGAGCCCGTCGGACCAACTCTACTTCCTCATAGGCGCCGATGCCTTCGCCGAGATCGGATCGTGGCACCGGTCGGCCGAGGTGCTGGGCGCGGTGGAGTTCATTGTCGTCTCGCGGCCCGGGTATGCTTACCCCATTCCGCCCGGCGCTCGCGTCAGAGGACTGGAAACTTTGGCGCTTGTCATCTCATCGTCAGAAATCAGGCGCAAACTGGATAGTGGCGAACCAGTGGAAGAGCTGCCGGATCCGGTCCTGCGCTACATCCGCGATCACGGCCTCTACCAATAA
- a CDS encoding sensor histidine kinase, with translation MTARIFLKLIASVLLIMVIVLTAVDFLASELTEKAYIQGLTLEMEEKMKMLGVIGQQKLLEVSPSNIRALAAAAGGRLTIIAPDGRVILDSEADPARMENHGHRPEVQAALQGRMGNSLRQSPTMGINFLYVAGPVPAGAARLAVPLREVRSQVSKIRTRVMLYMALAFLPAILVAGFIARYFSSRLGAIIDYASTLATGDFKVRLKHTGNDELGTLAKQLNETGAKLEKVFDELHREHVELEKVERIRKDFVINVSHELRTPLASIQGYTETLLEGAIHDDQNNVRFLHIIRQNAERLGRLTGDLLTLSRIEMKSQRFQFASYYVNPLLKDCIESLEPVAAKKRISLHLVPAPDRTEAFCDSEAVHQMMSNLLDNAIKYTPEDGRITVTAECLNDFVRVGVSDTGIGIPHEDLPRLFERFYRVDKARSRELGGTGLGLAIVKHLARSQGGDVGVESVLGQGTTFWFTLPTNDLGLSEQEAL, from the coding sequence ATGACTGCCCGCATCTTTCTCAAGCTCATTGCCAGCGTCCTGTTGATCATGGTGATCGTCCTGACGGCGGTCGACTTCCTGGCCTCGGAATTGACCGAGAAGGCGTACATCCAGGGGCTGACCCTCGAGATGGAAGAGAAGATGAAGATGCTGGGTGTGATCGGCCAGCAGAAACTGCTGGAGGTCTCTCCGTCGAACATCCGGGCGCTGGCGGCCGCGGCGGGCGGGCGTTTGACGATCATCGCCCCTGACGGGCGCGTGATTCTCGACTCTGAGGCTGATCCGGCGCGCATGGAGAACCACGGCCACCGGCCCGAGGTCCAGGCGGCGCTGCAGGGGCGGATGGGCAACTCCCTGCGGCAGAGCCCCACCATGGGGATCAACTTCCTGTATGTGGCCGGACCCGTTCCGGCCGGCGCGGCCCGACTGGCGGTGCCCCTGCGGGAAGTGCGGTCGCAGGTATCGAAGATCCGCACTCGCGTGATGCTGTACATGGCGCTGGCCTTCCTGCCCGCCATCCTCGTGGCCGGGTTCATCGCCCGGTATTTCTCTTCGCGGCTGGGCGCCATCATCGACTACGCTTCGACGCTCGCCACCGGAGACTTTAAGGTCCGCCTGAAGCACACGGGCAACGATGAGCTGGGTACGCTGGCAAAGCAATTGAACGAGACCGGCGCAAAGCTCGAGAAGGTGTTCGACGAGCTGCACCGTGAGCACGTGGAGCTCGAGAAGGTGGAGCGGATCCGCAAAGACTTCGTGATCAACGTGAGCCACGAACTGCGGACGCCCCTGGCCTCGATTCAAGGTTATACCGAGACGCTGCTGGAAGGCGCGATTCACGACGACCAGAACAACGTGCGCTTCCTGCACATCATCCGGCAGAACGCTGAGCGCCTGGGCCGCCTCACCGGCGATCTGCTGACGCTGTCGCGCATCGAGATGAAGTCGCAGCGCTTCCAGTTCGCGTCCTACTATGTGAACCCGCTGCTGAAGGACTGCATCGAGTCACTGGAACCCGTGGCCGCCAAGAAGCGCATCAGCCTGCACCTGGTGCCGGCGCCGGACCGCACCGAGGCCTTCTGTGACTCCGAAGCGGTCCACCAGATGATGTCGAACCTGCTGGACAACGCCATCAAGTACACGCCGGAGGACGGCCGGATCACCGTGACGGCCGAGTGCCTGAACGATTTCGTGCGGGTGGGCGTCAGCGATACCGGCATCGGTATCCCCCACGAAGACCTGCCCCGGCTGTTCGAGCGTTTCTATCGCGTCGACAAGGCCCGTTCGCGCGAACTGGGCGGCACGGGACTGGGGCTCGCGATCGTCAAGCACCTGGCGCGCTCGCAGGGCGGCGACGTCGGCGTGGAGAGTGTCCTGGGGCAGGGGACCACTTTCTGGTTCACACTGCCGACAAACGACCTGGGCCTCTCGGAACAAGAGGCGCTTTAA
- a CDS encoding response regulator transcription factor, whose protein sequence is MKKILLIEDDSDLFALLKYNLEKEGFQMVGAQTGRGAVDLCRRERPDLIILDIMLPDSDGLDICKGIRTHPELSHIPVIFLTARASETDRIVGLELGANDYIVKPFFVRELIARIKIQFRQLAQPVRKLQSGPLDLDRSACRVSLNGNPLSLTATEFRLLEFLMTRPGVVFSREQLLDAVWGHDRAVTDRTVDVYILRLRQKIEDDPAAPAFIRSVRGFGYSFNEAANQPAAAMV, encoded by the coding sequence ATGAAAAAAATCCTGCTGATTGAAGACGACTCCGACCTCTTCGCACTGCTCAAGTACAACCTGGAGAAGGAAGGTTTCCAAATGGTGGGCGCGCAGACTGGCCGTGGGGCCGTCGATCTTTGCCGCCGCGAGCGTCCTGATCTCATCATTCTCGACATCATGCTGCCCGACTCCGATGGCCTGGACATCTGCAAGGGCATCCGCACGCATCCGGAACTCTCCCACATCCCGGTGATCTTCCTGACGGCCCGCGCCTCCGAAACCGACCGCATTGTCGGCCTGGAACTGGGCGCCAACGACTACATCGTCAAACCGTTCTTCGTCCGTGAACTGATTGCGCGCATCAAGATCCAGTTCCGCCAGTTGGCGCAGCCGGTGCGGAAGCTGCAGTCCGGCCCGCTCGACCTCGACCGTTCCGCCTGCCGCGTGAGCCTCAATGGCAATCCGCTTTCGCTGACCGCCACGGAGTTTCGCCTGCTGGAGTTCCTGATGACCCGGCCGGGCGTAGTATTCTCGCGTGAACAGTTGCTGGATGCGGTGTGGGGCCACGACCGCGCCGTGACCGACCGTACGGTGGACGTCTACATCCTGCGGCTGCGCCAGAAGATCGAGGACGACCCCGCCGCTCCGGCTTTCATTCGTTCGGTCCGCGGCTTCGGCTACTCGTTCAACGAAGCGGCCAACCAGCCCGCCGCGGCGATGGTGTAA